A genomic stretch from Desulfolutivibrio sulfodismutans DSM 3696 includes:
- a CDS encoding M16 family metallopeptidase, with protein MLRNVIVFFVMLMAGLAQAANGAVPRISVLKNGMTVAVIEDERFPLASVRLYVHAGSAYETPEQSGISHLLEHMVFKSTQKRQVGQAAKDIESAGGAVNAATSFDYTVFYADMPADRWLVGLEVIQDMIFGAKFDPEELASEKKVVLSEIDRGKDDPDNVIFQDLQALLWPGTGYERPIIGFRNTVSGFTGEDIKGYISRWYQPQSMLLVVAGKVDAGEVVQQAEALFGGMQNDRTIMPPMPLTLTPGVKPEIKVEFGEWNKVYLSVAFPTAGMRAPEEAALEIFAQLLGGDETSRLYRTFKYEKRLVDEISASSMTLERGGVLYIGATLDAANLETFWKELLANLAGLRVGDFTDREIERVKLNLEDGLFRAKETIPGVASKFGSFVFYGYGIEGEANYLRAASQVDRAELQKVMDGVLRPGDLRAVALLPKDAQGKVDAARLEKAVAAVWPAAAGSAKAQNGSGREKKAEIVDLGGGRRLVLQPDAALPYAAVSMVFAGGDTLLSPQDQGLAQLASSALTMGTASRGAVEIQDFLSDRAATLSAASGRDTFSLEARYPTRFAGDVLGLFAEVLREPAFAASEMDRARQSQLADIKRQEDEPMGLAFRKLFPFLYASGGYSFTRLGEPERVAAFTPDDARRFFTRQMRLPWVVSVCGDFDREQMVALAKSLAELCGPAEPYAFAAPEWGKKREEKLTLAGRNQTHLLWIFPVCGTSGADTPGLELLNSALAGQGGLLFRDLRDKESLGYSVTSFLWQSVNTGFLAFYIGTEPDKAARALEGFSRVAGDLRRQGVPDVEISRARNLLWGDYQRGRQRLGARSSEAASELVHGFGMDHKREIIEKAVTLSGEDVKALAGKYLDPDKAYVMRIDP; from the coding sequence ATGCTGCGCAATGTGATCGTTTTTTTCGTCATGCTTATGGCGGGACTGGCCCAGGCTGCGAACGGGGCCGTGCCCAGGATATCGGTGCTCAAGAACGGGATGACCGTGGCGGTGATCGAGGACGAGCGGTTTCCGTTGGCCTCGGTGCGTTTGTATGTGCATGCCGGGTCGGCCTATGAGACGCCGGAGCAGTCCGGGATCAGCCATCTTTTGGAACACATGGTGTTTAAGAGCACCCAGAAGCGCCAGGTGGGGCAGGCGGCCAAGGACATCGAGAGCGCGGGCGGCGCGGTGAACGCGGCCACGAGCTTTGACTACACGGTTTTCTACGCGGACATGCCCGCGGACAGGTGGCTGGTTGGGCTGGAGGTCATCCAGGACATGATTTTCGGGGCCAAGTTCGACCCGGAGGAACTGGCCAGCGAAAAAAAGGTGGTGCTGTCCGAAATCGACCGGGGCAAGGACGATCCGGATAACGTCATTTTCCAGGATTTGCAGGCCCTTTTGTGGCCGGGAACCGGCTATGAACGCCCGATCATCGGTTTTCGGAACACGGTGTCGGGTTTTACGGGTGAAGACATCAAGGGATATATTTCCCGGTGGTATCAGCCCCAGTCCATGCTTCTGGTGGTGGCGGGCAAGGTGGATGCCGGGGAGGTGGTGCAACAGGCCGAGGCCCTTTTCGGGGGCATGCAAAACGACCGGACCATCATGCCGCCCATGCCCCTGACGCTCACGCCGGGCGTCAAACCCGAGATCAAGGTGGAGTTCGGGGAATGGAACAAGGTCTATTTGAGCGTGGCCTTTCCCACGGCCGGGATGCGCGCCCCTGAGGAAGCGGCGCTGGAGATCTTCGCTCAGCTTCTGGGGGGCGACGAGACCTCGCGGCTGTATCGCACGTTCAAGTATGAGAAACGGCTGGTGGACGAGATTTCGGCCTCGTCCATGACCCTGGAGCGCGGCGGCGTGCTGTATATCGGGGCCACGCTGGACGCGGCCAACCTGGAGACGTTCTGGAAGGAGCTTTTGGCGAATCTGGCCGGACTGCGGGTCGGGGATTTCACGGATCGGGAGATCGAGCGGGTCAAGCTCAACCTCGAAGACGGGCTTTTTCGGGCCAAGGAGACCATCCCGGGGGTGGCCTCCAAGTTCGGGTCATTTGTGTTTTACGGCTACGGGATCGAGGGCGAGGCGAATTATCTGCGGGCGGCGTCCCAGGTGGACAGGGCGGAGTTGCAGAAGGTGATGGACGGGGTGCTGCGTCCTGGCGATCTGCGGGCCGTGGCCCTTCTGCCCAAGGACGCCCAGGGCAAGGTGGACGCCGCGCGGCTGGAGAAGGCCGTGGCCGCGGTGTGGCCTGCAGCGGCCGGTTCGGCCAAGGCCCAGAACGGATCGGGCCGGGAGAAAAAGGCGGAGATTGTGGATCTGGGCGGCGGCCGCCGACTGGTGCTCCAGCCGGACGCGGCCCTGCCGTATGCGGCCGTGTCCATGGTCTTTGCTGGCGGCGACACGCTGCTTTCCCCGCAGGACCAGGGGTTGGCGCAACTGGCCTCGTCGGCCCTGACCATGGGGACGGCCAGTCGCGGGGCCGTGGAGATCCAGGACTTTTTATCCGACCGGGCGGCCACGCTGTCCGCTGCGTCGGGTCGGGACACCTTCAGCCTGGAGGCCAGGTATCCGACCCGGTTCGCAGGCGACGTGCTGGGGCTTTTCGCCGAGGTGCTGCGTGAACCGGCCTTTGCCGCCTCCGAGATGGATCGGGCCAGACAGAGCCAGTTGGCGGACATCAAACGCCAGGAAGACGAGCCCATGGGGCTGGCCTTCCGCAAGCTTTTCCCCTTCCTGTACGCCTCGGGCGGCTATTCCTTTACCCGGCTCGGGGAGCCGGAACGGGTGGCGGCCTTTACCCCGGACGATGCGCGGCGGTTTTTCACCCGCCAGATGCGCCTGCCGTGGGTGGTGTCCGTGTGCGGCGATTTTGACCGCGAACAGATGGTGGCCCTGGCCAAATCCCTGGCGGAACTGTGCGGCCCGGCCGAGCCCTATGCCTTTGCGGCGCCTGAATGGGGAAAGAAGCGGGAGGAGAAGCTGACCCTGGCCGGACGCAATCAGACCCATCTGCTGTGGATCTTTCCGGTCTGCGGCACTTCCGGGGCGGACACCCCGGGGCTTGAGCTGTTAAACAGCGCCCTGGCCGGGCAGGGCGGGCTCCTGTTCCGCGATCTGCGCGACAAGGAGAGCCTGGGCTATTCGGTGACCTCGTTTCTCTGGCAATCGGTCAATACCGGGTTTCTGGCGTTTTATATCGGCACGGAGCCGGACAAGGCCGCCCGGGCGTTGGAGGGGTTTTCCCGGGTGGCGGGGGATTTGCGGCGGCAGGGAGTGCCCGATGTCGAGATCTCCAGGGCCAGGAACCTGTTGTGGGGCGACTACCAGCGGGGACGGCAACGTCTGGGGGCGCGCAGTTCCGAGGCGGCGAGCGAGTTGGTGCATGGCTTTGGCATGGACCACAAGCGTGAGATTATTGAGAAGGCCGTGACCCTGTCCGGGGAGGATGTGAAGGCCCTGGCCGGGAAATATCTCGACCCGGACAAGGCGTATGTGATGCGCATTGATCCGTAA
- a CDS encoding TIGR03960 family B12-binding radical SAM protein, whose protein sequence is MRDILALVPKPSHFSGSEWGAVRKPDAVARVALAFPDLYEVGMSYLGQAILYEAVNRRDGLAAERVYAPSKEAAAVLRDKGATLCTLETDTPLSRCDMVAFHLTHELCYTNVLYMLDLAGLPLFSSERDASMPLVAAGGGCAFNPEPLTPFIDIAVLGDGEEILPALLEAVRDSRARGEDRATLLRALSRLPGIYVPSFFEAAPGGGVRPLVPGYEQVEKVLAPDLDAAVFPTRRPVSFGQAVHDRLAVEIARGCTRGCRFCHAGMVYRPVRERSLDTISSLVDEGLRCTGFEELSFLSLSTGDFSALESLFSQSAHKCRREQVSISLPSLRAGTLSDPMLEIMARIRRTGATLAPEAATQRLRDVINKGISEEDILSHAGRLFAKGWQQVKLYFMIGLPTETRADVQGIFELCQRVLALAPRGVKRLQVTAAVSPFVPKPHTPFQWERQDSKEDTTQKIAFLRDLFSTNKKLVMRWHEPSMSRLEGVFSRGDRALSGAVLHAYRAGALFCDWLDHFDPALWDETFAACGIDPDAYLAARDPDSPLPWDHLKTGVSTAYLKLERRRARDGALTPDCRFGDCSGCGLCSFDGRRCGLPSQAHLDIRPRLNRSRPELPAETAAPDVVPEDLMLKAAHYRVWYAKLGPAAYLSQLELQSVFERSLRRAGVSPTFSSGFHPMPLLSFGWALPVGVESQAEWFAVYLRRPLSPEAFARLLAPALPEGLVLSHVEELGMGRKVTQPVAEEFTLRVHAPDSPALAAETLAAFAAFAAAPHFPYLRETKKGVKSEDIRPLFEHLEPLDPDALRLVFSWREKYISPVKLIRAVCPDTPPEALRLTKTRQIFSGGGGAAPAPPAGG, encoded by the coding sequence GCATGTCCTATCTGGGGCAGGCCATCCTGTATGAAGCCGTCAACCGCCGCGACGGCCTGGCCGCCGAACGGGTCTACGCCCCGTCCAAGGAGGCCGCCGCCGTCCTTCGCGACAAGGGCGCGACTCTGTGTACCCTGGAGACCGACACCCCCCTTTCCCGGTGCGACATGGTGGCCTTCCACCTGACCCACGAGCTGTGCTACACCAATGTCCTTTACATGCTCGATCTGGCCGGACTGCCGCTTTTTTCCTCCGAGCGCGACGCCTCCATGCCCCTGGTGGCCGCTGGCGGCGGCTGCGCCTTCAATCCCGAACCCCTGACTCCCTTCATCGACATCGCCGTGCTTGGCGACGGCGAGGAGATTTTGCCCGCCCTGCTTGAGGCCGTGCGCGATTCCCGGGCCAGGGGCGAGGACCGGGCCACGCTTTTACGCGCCCTGTCGCGGCTGCCGGGCATCTATGTGCCGTCTTTTTTCGAGGCCGCGCCGGGCGGCGGCGTGCGGCCCCTGGTTCCCGGCTACGAGCAGGTGGAAAAGGTTCTGGCGCCCGATCTCGATGCGGCGGTCTTTCCCACCCGGCGGCCCGTGTCCTTCGGCCAGGCCGTGCATGACCGGCTGGCCGTGGAGATCGCCCGGGGCTGCACCCGGGGCTGCCGTTTCTGTCATGCGGGCATGGTCTACCGCCCCGTGCGCGAGCGCAGCCTGGACACCATCTCCTCCCTGGTGGACGAGGGCCTGCGCTGCACCGGCTTCGAGGAACTGTCCTTTTTGTCCCTGTCCACCGGGGACTTCTCGGCCCTGGAGAGCCTTTTTTCCCAGTCTGCGCACAAATGCCGCCGGGAGCAGGTGTCCATCTCCCTGCCGTCGCTTCGGGCCGGAACCTTAAGCGACCCCATGCTCGAGATCATGGCCCGCATCCGCCGCACGGGAGCGACCCTGGCCCCCGAGGCCGCCACCCAGCGCCTGCGCGACGTGATCAATAAAGGCATCTCCGAGGAGGACATCCTCTCCCATGCCGGTCGGCTGTTCGCCAAGGGCTGGCAGCAGGTCAAACTCTATTTCATGATCGGGCTTCCCACCGAGACTCGGGCCGATGTCCAGGGCATCTTCGAACTGTGCCAGCGGGTGCTGGCCCTGGCCCCGCGCGGCGTCAAACGCCTCCAGGTCACGGCCGCCGTGTCCCCCTTCGTACCCAAGCCCCACACCCCGTTTCAATGGGAACGCCAGGACTCGAAGGAGGACACCACCCAAAAGATCGCCTTTTTGCGCGACCTGTTTTCCACCAACAAAAAACTGGTCATGCGCTGGCATGAACCGTCCATGAGCCGCCTGGAAGGCGTCTTTTCGCGCGGCGACCGGGCGCTGTCCGGGGCCGTGCTGCACGCCTACCGGGCCGGGGCGCTTTTTTGCGACTGGCTGGACCATTTCGATCCCGCCCTGTGGGACGAGACCTTCGCCGCCTGCGGCATTGATCCCGACGCCTACCTGGCCGCCCGCGACCCGGATTCGCCCCTGCCCTGGGACCACCTGAAAACCGGGGTGTCCACGGCCTACCTCAAACTGGAACGCCGTCGGGCCCGGGACGGCGCGCTGACCCCGGACTGCCGCTTCGGCGACTGCTCCGGCTGCGGCCTGTGCTCCTTCGACGGCCGCCGCTGCGGGCTTCCCTCCCAGGCCCATTTGGACATCCGGCCCCGGCTCAACCGCAGCCGCCCGGAACTCCCGGCAGAGACGGCCGCCCCCGACGTCGTCCCCGAAGACCTGATGCTCAAGGCCGCCCACTACCGGGTCTGGTACGCCAAACTCGGACCCGCCGCCTATCTGAGCCAACTCGAACTGCAAAGCGTCTTCGAACGCTCCCTGCGCCGGGCCGGGGTCAGTCCCACGTTTTCCAGCGGCTTCCACCCCATGCCGCTTCTGTCCTTCGGCTGGGCGTTGCCCGTTGGGGTGGAAAGCCAGGCCGAATGGTTCGCCGTCTATCTGCGGCGTCCCCTTTCCCCCGAGGCCTTCGCCCGGCTCCTGGCCCCGGCCCTGCCCGAAGGGCTCGTCCTGTCCCACGTCGAGGAATTGGGCATGGGGCGCAAGGTGACCCAACCCGTGGCCGAGGAATTCACCCTGCGTGTTCACGCCCCGGACAGCCCGGCCCTGGCCGCCGAAACCCTCGCCGCCTTCGCCGCCTTCGCCGCCGCGCCCCATTTTCCCTATCTGCGCGAGACAAAAAAAGGCGTCAAAAGTGAGGACATCCGGCCCCTTTTCGAACACCTCGAACCCCTGGACCCGGATGCCCTGCGCCTTGTGTTCTCATGGCGGGAGAAATATATCAGCCCCGTAAAGCTCATTCGCGCCGTCTGTCCCGACACGCCTCCCGAGGCGCTTCGGCTGACCAAGACACGGCAGATATTTTCGGGAGGCGGGGGCGCCGCCCCCGCACCCCCGGCAGGGGGGTAA